The segment AGGTCACTCAGTCAGTCAACATCCCCCTCAGAAACGGGCGGGAGGGTTTGTTTCTGGAATATTCTTCAGGGTGTCTCAGCCTCTCCTCCTGGAGGCTGCGGATTACAGGACGTTCGAATAGCCCCGAACGGGCCGCGTTAGGAGGGTTAGAGCCCGGGAAAGAAGGGTCAGTCCGTTAGGGGTGTAGCGGCGTTAGACCAGCTCTCCTGTGCCCTGGCCCCGGTGCGGGGCGGGACGACTCTCTCAGAAACTCTCTCTGCGGGTTAGTGCCGCCGGGCACCGCGGCTCCCCGTGTCCCggctgggctctgggcaggcCCGGCCCGCTGTcccgctgccccagccctgcccgtgcCCGCTGCAGGCCGCCGCCTCCTCGTCCTCTCGCTCGCCATCGCCTGGGCGTGGGCGGCACCAGCCCCGCCGCCCCGtctgccgcccgcccgccgcgcctcACGTACCAGACCCTCAGTGACGTCTGCGCCGCCCCAAAGCGAGGGaaagcctgggggtgggggcctgggggggcagggTCCCGCGGGGCATCTTCATGGATGCACCCCACAGCCGGGGGCGGGGTGCCAGCAGGTTCAGGGGTGCGGGACCACCGGGAGAGGCCACCTAGGGGGCGGGGTGGCCGCGTCTTGAGGGGCGAGGGTGTCAGTAGGTGGGTTCCCCCGGGTGCGTGCAGGGGGGGGGTCAGGCAGGGACAGTTAGATGGTGGCGGGGCTTAACAagcgggggcgggccgggccggggcgagGCGGTCTTCAGCGCCGAGCCATGGGGGACCCCGAGCGACTGTCTCTTCCTCCCTGCAGAAAGGGGAGCAGAGTCAGGGGGCGGCGGGGCTGGGCGAGGCTTGGGACTGCCCAGGGGGTGACAGGTCCAGGCACGTCCACACTGGCTGGCCGGGTTGTCGGGGGGcggcggtgggaggggcagtGGAGCAGGTGCAGGGCCGGATCCTCCCCGcctgggggaccccgtgggggcgggggcgggcgcggggacaGCCCGTGGCCCCATCTGACCCAGGGCGCAGGGCAGCGCCGCCCGTCGTCCAGCACCTGTGGCACCCCGAGAGTGGGCTCGGGCCCCGCCCCATGTCTCAGACAGGGCCACGGCCTTGGGGCTCAGACCCCTGCAGCTGAGCCCCTGTGGCCGCCTTGCAGCTCTGGGCAAGGGGCtgcggccgggggccgggggctggggacagACCCTTGCGCCGTCCAGCACAGCACACGGAGCCTTAGAGACCGTCACGTCCCCCTTCAAGCCGCTGCCCTCTGCCCCGCAGGGCccgcccagccctccccaggagcagccccctgGGCCCGCGTTACCAGCTTGAAGATTCTGGAGAGTGTGCTCTGGGCGTCGTGGGCCCGGAAGCCCTTGTGTGCCGAGGACGCGCGGCCTCCGTAGCCGAATCCCGGCTTCTGGCCCTCGGCGCCCTGTGGGGGAGAGCAGGCGCTCAGGGCACGGGTGGGCAGAAGCAGGGAGGGGCCGAGGCTGCCCGGCAGGTCCGGGTGCGAGTCCGTGTGCTCTGGTCCTGTGAGGGcatgggcagagggcagagggcacggGGCACGGGGCGTGGGGCGGTGCCCGCAGCCgccacccagcagagcctccgCGTGCAGCGTCTCCTCACAGCTCCCGAATCCCTGGATCCTGCAAgtgacccaggacacagagcaCCCGCCCGCGGCTGCACGGGCTCCTGGGCTCCGAGAGAGCACGGCACGGAGCACTGCGGGGACAGAGCATGGGAACCGGAGCGCCTCAGCCTGGCCCCCGGGCCTGGAAGAGCAGGGCCTCTGCTCCCTGCTGCCTCCTGCTGGACAAAAGTCAGAAGTGACCTGTGGGCCGGGAGAAGGTTCTGCGGTCAGCGCACGGGTCCGAGACTCCTGCAGACGGCTCGTCCCTCGGACACGCAGAGCTAGAGGGAAAgaaggccctgcccctccccctccctccctcctttcttccttcttccttccttcctcattcccaccttccttccttccctccctccttccttccctccttccttcctcctttccctcttccctcaccccttcttctttccttcctccctctgtgccttgctcccctctcccctctctcccctctgcctctgtctcccctcctggctgagcccaccccctctgctcAGTGTGGGCCTCTGTGGCGAGTGGTGTGTCCAGGCCCAGGCCCGCTGCCCGCCCGCTCTGCCTCTGGGTTCTTCCTCCGTCTGGGCTCTGTCCCGGGGCTCCCTGGCCGCTCCCCCGCCACCAGCGGCCACGGGGAGCTCCTGAGGGGTCCCGCACTCTGTGACCTGGGGacaggacggggcggggggcgctccGGGCCCGGTTCTGGAGCTGCTCCTCATTGTCTGTTGGAGAAATCGGGGGGTTCCCGGGGAGCACTGGGCTGCAGGAGTCCCAGGAACCTTTGGGAGAAGAACTGGGGCGGGTGAGGCTGTCGGCGAGACGCGGGCCAGCGGGCCGGGCGCCTGCGGGGGCCGCCGTGGCGGGCAGGGGGGGCGCCGAGGCGCGGCACCTACCCAGCTGAATCTGCTGAGGGACAGTCCTCGGCcctgcgagagagagagagggtgtcgGCCGCGGGGGTGCGGGCCCTGCTGGCCGGGACACGCGGGCTCTCGGTGGGGGACGCGAGCCTTACCTTGCCCTGGGACGGAGGGGGCGTCCGCGGGGTCACCTGCAAAGACAGGGCGGTCAGCGGACAGTCCCCTGGCCGGCGCCATCCGCAGAGTCCGGAGTGCTCCAGGGGCCCGGGGCGCGTCCAGCACGTCCGGCCCGAGCCCGCCGGCCGGCCACGGCCGCCTGCTCCGCGTGTTGGGACGGCAGCTGCGGTTAGTGCGAAGCCCCGGGACCCCTCACCGGACCCCCGGCACTGGCCGGGAGCACTCACAATGTTCTTGAAGAACTGGATGACGGGGTTCTCGTCCTGGGCCCGGCCATGCTGGGACTTCTGGGGCAGGGAGCCGTAGTGGGTGGTTCTGGTCGCGTGGTGGGTGTCCTGGAAGAGAGCGGGGGCCACTCAGCAGCAGCGTCCCGCCAGCCGCGGGTGCCGACTCTGCGCCTCCGTGTCTGGTCTGTTTGGACTCGGGGCCTGGTGCTCACTCGAGGAGGGCCACCCCAACTGGGGCTGCGCCCGCAGCCCTGCGGAGGGGCCAGCCTCTGAGGGCCGAGGGGGCGTCCGGCTCTCCCCTCCCCGCGGCTCCCGGTGGGCTCTGCACCTGCCCACCCAGCCGGTCACTCACCTCTGCAGACTCAGTCTCTGTCCAACTCCAGAACCAAGAACTCAAACCCGGCTCAGACCAACCGAGCGAGCGGCCCGGTGGGTCCCACCTTTCACCCCCCTGACTGACCGAGAAGCCCAGATGTCAGTGGTCAGGCTGGCAGCCCTGGCGAGAGCCTGACCTAGCTCGCAACTCAAGACGGGCCAGTCCCGGGGCCgcagcacacggccaacccgggttcgatccccgacaccccgtGAGGTGCCTgggcccgccaggagtcagccccgagctcGCCGGGGTGGCCGGCCCAGCCCTCGCCCTGGGGGGTTCACACACAGTTTGCTGCTGGGAATCCGAGTCACACAGACGCTGGCCTGTCTCCACTGACCCCGCCTGGTCCCACGCCGGCCCAGGGTGAGGCGTCTGCGAGCTTTCACTTCCCACCATCAAAGCCCCGTCGCCGTGAGGCGGGTGTGAAGGCCGTGCGGTGTAAGCGAGTTTGGGTGAAAGCATGTCTGGGTGTAAGTGTGTTTGGGTGTGTGTTTGGGTGAAAGCATGTTTGGGTGTAAGTATGTTTGGGTGTAGGCGTGTTTGGGTGTAGGCGTGTTTGGGTGTAAGCGTGTTTGGGTGTAAGCATGTTTGGGTGTAAGCGTGTTTGGGTGTAAGCGTGTTTGGGTGTAAGTGTGTTTGGGTGTAAGCATGTTTGGGTGTAAGTGTGTTTGGGTGTAAGTGTGTTTGGGTGTAAGCGTGTTTGGGTATAAACGTGTTTGGGTGTAAGTGTGTTTGGGTGTAAGCGTGTTTGGGTGTAAGCGTGTTTGGGTGTAAGTGTGTTTGGGTGTAAGCTTGTTTGGGTGTAGGCTTGTTTGGATGTAGGCGTGTTTGGGTGTAAGTGTGTTTGGGTGTAAGCGTGTTTGGGTGTAAGCGTGTTTGGGTGTAAGCGTGTTTGGGTGTAAGCGTGTTTGGGTGTAAGCGTGTTTCGGGAGGGCTCACAGCCCTGCCTGGACGCTCCAGGTTCAAGCTccgtggcgggggtggggctgaggcTCCCTCAGTGCATGCGAGGCCCCGGGGCCCACCGGCCTTCCAGGCTGGCAGTTCTGTGTGGGGGCCGGTGTGGAGCGTCCCTGGGGACCCAGGAAGGCTCGGGGGACATGAGGTGCCAGAAGGAGCCGGGCTGGCAGCACTCGAGGCGTGTCCAGGCCTCTGCATTGTCTTTGACCCACgtttagtgattaaaaaaataaatatgctttacGAAACACCCACCTTTGGTGGTGGACTGCAGCTCGAGGTCAGGGAGGTCAGGGGTCAGAGGCCTTTACGTGGACTGGGCCCAGGCTGGGGACGAGCACCGGGG is part of the Sorex araneus isolate mSorAra2 chromosome 2, mSorAra2.pri, whole genome shotgun sequence genome and harbors:
- the LOC129402341 gene encoding mucin-2-like, with translation MQRPGHASSAASPAPSGTSCPPSLPGSPGTLHTGPHTELPAWKAGGPRGLACTEGASAPPPPRSLNLERPGRAVSPPETRLHPNTLTPKHAYTQTRLHPNTLTPKHTYTQTRLHPNKPTPKQAYTQTHLHPNTLTPKHAYTQTHLHPNTFIPKHAYTQTHLHPNTLTPKHAYTQTHLHPNTLTPKHAYTQTCLHPNTLTPKHAYTQTRLHPNILTPKHAFTQTHTQTHLHPDMLSPKLAYTARPSHPPHGDGALMVGSESSQTPHPGPAWDQAGSVETGQRLCDSDSQQQTGGERWDPPGRSLGWSEPGLSSWFWSWTETESAEVSDRLGGQVQSPPGAAGRGEPDAPSALRGWPLRRAAGAAPVGVALLE